In Schaalia sp. JY-X169, the following are encoded in one genomic region:
- a CDS encoding superoxide dismutase, translating to MAVYVLPELDYPYDALEPHISAEIMELHHSKHHQAYVDGANAALASLEAAREAGDMAAVNLYEKNLAFHLGGHSNHSVFWKNMSPNGGGEPTGALASAIDDSFGSLESFKKQFTAAAMGLQGSGWAVLAYDTISGRLVTFQLYDQQGNVPVGTVPLLMLDMWEHAFYLDYKNVKAKYVDAWWNVVNWDDVARRFEAAKENYGSLLVG from the coding sequence ATGGCTGTTTACGTACTACCGGAACTTGACTACCCATATGACGCCCTCGAACCGCATATTTCTGCGGAAATCATGGAGCTGCACCACTCAAAGCATCACCAGGCTTACGTCGATGGTGCCAACGCTGCGCTAGCCTCGCTCGAAGCCGCACGTGAGGCCGGGGACATGGCTGCGGTGAACCTGTATGAGAAGAACTTGGCGTTCCACCTCGGCGGGCACTCCAACCACTCCGTGTTCTGGAAGAACATGTCACCAAATGGCGGTGGGGAGCCCACAGGTGCACTTGCGAGCGCGATTGATGACAGCTTCGGGTCTCTGGAGAGCTTCAAGAAGCAGTTCACCGCTGCTGCTATGGGCCTGCAGGGTTCGGGATGGGCCGTTCTTGCCTACGACACCATTTCGGGTCGTCTGGTGACATTCCAGCTCTACGACCAGCAGGGCAATGTTCCCGTTGGAACCGTTCCACTCCTGATGTTGGACATGTGGGAGCACGCCTTCTACCTGGATTACAAGAACGTCAAGGCGAAGTACGTTGATGCCTGGTGGAATGTTGTTAACTGGGACGACGTGGCACGCCGCTTTGAGGCGGCCAAGGAGAACTACGGGAGTCTGCTTGTCGGCTAA